From Myxococcus stipitatus, one genomic window encodes:
- a CDS encoding FG-GAP-like repeat-containing protein: protein MRINVPGIILWVLVVSQGGLSIMGCGGLEVPTEGEEEGALTTDESELYVDTTTLWPSPYVNVCWENPSATNVIERGWVRDAAAVTWSRVSAVKFTGWGACTSASRGIRIRIADTGPHVKALGRGLDGRVDGMELNFTFGTWSQSCQSRREFCIRAIAVHEFGHALGFAHEQNRPDRPSTCTEPPQGSNGNLMIGAWDLSSVMNYCNPNWNGNGQLSATDVLGVVQLYGDRPWLEDFGYHAGGWRVEYHPRTSADVNGDGRADIIGFGNAGVYVSLSTGTGFTAAQLRLADFGYTAGGWRVERHPRVSADVNGDGRADIVGFGNAGVYVSLSTGTGFTAAQLWRADFGYDAGGWRVERHPRTVADVNGDGRADIVGFGDAGVYVSLSTGTGFRAAQLWRADYGYSAGWRVERHPRVVADVNGDGRADVIGFGDAGTYVSLSTGTGFTAPQLRVADFGYNAGGWRVERHPRTVADVNGDGRADIVGFGNAGVYVSLSTASGSGPSRFWLGKFGYSAYDWRVERHPRTVEDVNGDGRADLIGFSNAGVVVHLN, encoded by the coding sequence ATGCGTATCAATGTTCCTGGAATCATTTTGTGGGTCCTCGTCGTGTCGCAGGGAGGCCTGTCCATCATGGGCTGCGGGGGACTGGAGGTCCCGACGGAGGGCGAGGAGGAGGGGGCGCTCACGACGGATGAGAGCGAGCTCTACGTCGATACGACGACGCTCTGGCCGTCTCCGTATGTCAACGTCTGCTGGGAGAATCCGAGCGCGACGAATGTGATTGAGAGAGGGTGGGTGCGGGATGCGGCCGCGGTCACCTGGTCGCGGGTCTCCGCCGTCAAGTTCACCGGTTGGGGCGCCTGCACGTCGGCGTCACGCGGCATCCGCATCCGCATCGCGGACACGGGCCCGCATGTGAAGGCGTTGGGCCGCGGGCTGGATGGCCGGGTCGATGGCATGGAGCTCAACTTCACCTTCGGCACCTGGAGCCAGAGCTGTCAGTCGAGACGCGAGTTCTGCATCCGCGCCATCGCGGTGCACGAGTTCGGTCACGCGCTGGGGTTCGCGCACGAGCAGAACCGCCCGGACCGTCCATCGACCTGCACCGAGCCACCCCAGGGCTCCAACGGCAACCTGATGATTGGCGCCTGGGACCTGAGCTCGGTGATGAACTACTGCAACCCGAACTGGAACGGGAACGGCCAGCTGAGCGCGACGGACGTGCTGGGCGTCGTGCAGCTCTATGGTGATCGACCCTGGCTCGAGGACTTCGGCTATCACGCGGGGGGCTGGCGGGTGGAGTACCATCCCCGCACGTCCGCGGACGTCAACGGGGATGGGCGCGCGGACATCATCGGGTTCGGCAACGCCGGCGTGTATGTCTCGCTGTCCACGGGGACGGGCTTCACGGCCGCGCAGCTCCGGCTGGCCGACTTCGGCTACACCGCTGGCGGCTGGCGGGTGGAGCGGCATCCTCGCGTGTCCGCTGACGTCAATGGGGACGGGCGCGCGGACATCGTCGGGTTCGGGAACGCGGGCGTGTATGTCTCGCTGTCCACGGGGACGGGCTTCACCGCCGCGCAGCTGTGGCGGGCGGACTTCGGCTACGACGCCGGGGGCTGGCGCGTGGAGCGTCATCCGCGCACCGTGGCGGACGTCAACGGCGACGGTCGCGCGGACATCGTCGGGTTCGGGGACGCCGGGGTGTATGTCTCACTGTCCACGGGGACGGGCTTCAGGGCCGCTCAGCTGTGGCGGGCGGACTACGGGTACAGCGCCGGCTGGCGCGTGGAGCGACACCCGCGCGTCGTGGCGGACGTCAACGGAGATGGCCGCGCGGACGTCATCGGGTTCGGGGACGCGGGCACGTATGTCTCGCTGTCCACGGGGACGGGCTTCACGGCCCCACAGCTCCGCGTGGCGGACTTCGGCTACAACGCGGGTGGCTGGCGGGTGGAGCGGCATCCTCGCACCGTGGCGGACGTCAACGGCGACGGGCGCGCGGACATCGTCGGCTTCGGGAACGCCGGGGTGTATGTCTCGCTGTCCACGGCCAGCGGGTCGGGCCCGTCGCGGTTCTGGCTCGGGAAGTTCGGCTACAGCGCGTACGA
- a CDS encoding pyridoxal phosphate-dependent decarboxylase family protein: MHTEAEQGAPRRDLSPRWPRRPSSVLAGSREGLAAVSAALTGAVGSALAVARWPTGPMRPGTPREVLAAATAALGGQGIPEEGLGAEAALARLGRVLVEYGLHLSHPHAVAHLQPPPLTVAVAADALASASNASLDTYDSGPSAIAVERWLIGGLVELAGLGAKADGVLTPGGSMSNLLGLLLARDAAALRKGIDARRQGVGGLGSPVVFCSELAHFSVQRACAALGLGEDAVRLVPTDSRHRMRPDALASLLEGLSPEHAPLAIVATAGTTDFGSIDPLPRLAELAERHDLWLHVDAAYGFGALFSERLAGRLEGLALADSITLDLHKLGWQPAATSVLLVSDAQAFSALDREVAYLNPVDDADAGYEGLLGRSLQTTRRPDAVKVAATLLAHGRRGLGDMVETCHDLARHAERRIASEPELELVSPAELTTVVFRYRHAGEPAREDALNGELRRRLMESGTALIGRTAVRLEGTDAPARVCLKFTLLNPTTTLEDLDALVDAVLAAGRACSPRHQKGAA; encoded by the coding sequence ATGCATACAGAAGCTGAGCAAGGGGCGCCGCGGCGTGACCTGTCGCCCCGGTGGCCCCGTCGTCCCTCATCCGTGTTGGCGGGTTCGCGCGAAGGTCTGGCCGCGGTGTCCGCGGCGCTGACGGGCGCGGTGGGCAGCGCCCTGGCGGTGGCGCGGTGGCCCACGGGACCGATGCGCCCCGGAACGCCTCGCGAGGTCCTGGCCGCGGCGACCGCGGCGCTGGGTGGCCAGGGAATCCCCGAGGAAGGCCTGGGCGCGGAGGCGGCGCTGGCACGGCTGGGACGGGTCCTGGTGGAGTACGGCCTGCACCTGTCGCATCCGCATGCGGTGGCGCATCTCCAGCCCCCACCGTTGACGGTCGCGGTGGCGGCGGATGCGTTGGCCAGCGCGAGCAATGCCTCTCTCGACACCTACGACTCCGGGCCCTCGGCCATCGCCGTGGAGCGCTGGCTCATCGGCGGGCTCGTGGAGCTGGCGGGGCTGGGGGCGAAGGCCGATGGGGTCCTCACCCCCGGCGGCTCGATGTCGAACCTGTTGGGACTGCTGCTGGCGCGTGACGCCGCGGCGTTGCGCAAGGGCATCGACGCGCGTCGGCAAGGCGTGGGCGGGCTGGGGAGCCCCGTCGTGTTCTGCTCCGAGCTGGCGCACTTCTCCGTCCAACGCGCCTGCGCGGCGCTCGGGTTGGGAGAGGACGCCGTGCGGCTGGTGCCGACCGACTCGCGGCACCGGATGCGGCCAGACGCCCTGGCCTCCCTCCTCGAGGGGCTTTCGCCCGAGCACGCGCCGCTGGCCATCGTCGCCACCGCGGGGACGACCGACTTCGGCAGCATCGACCCGCTGCCACGACTGGCGGAGCTCGCCGAGCGGCATGACCTCTGGCTGCACGTCGACGCCGCCTATGGCTTCGGCGCGCTGTTCTCCGAGCGGCTCGCGGGGCGGCTGGAGGGGCTCGCCCTCGCGGACTCCATCACGCTCGACCTGCACAAGCTGGGTTGGCAGCCGGCGGCCACCAGCGTGCTGTTGGTCTCCGATGCCCAGGCCTTCTCCGCGCTGGACCGGGAGGTCGCCTACCTCAACCCGGTGGACGACGCGGACGCGGGTTACGAGGGGCTGCTCGGCCGCAGCCTGCAGACCACCCGCCGTCCCGACGCGGTGAAGGTCGCCGCGACCCTGCTGGCGCACGGCCGCCGGGGCCTGGGCGACATGGTGGAGACCTGCCACGACCTGGCCCGCCATGCCGAGCGGCGCATCGCCTCCGAGCCCGAGCTGGAGCTGGTGTCCCCCGCGGAGTTGACCACCGTGGTCTTCCGCTACCGCCACGCCGGGGAGCCCGCGCGCGAGGATGCCCTCAACGGCGAGCTGCGCCGACGGTTGATGGAGAGCGGGACGGCGTTGATCGGCCGGACCGCCGTGCGGCTGGAGGGCACCGACGCTCCCGCGCGCGTCTGCCTCAAGTTCACCCTGCTCAACCCCACCACCACGCTCGAGGACCTCGACGCGCTCGTGGACGCGGTGCTCGCCGCCGGGCGCGCGTGCTCGCCGCGGCACCAGAAGGGGGCCGCATGA
- a CDS encoding ATP-binding protein — protein sequence MRIAVSGAHRVGKSTLVEALEERLEGYRVVEEPYRLLEEEGHEFGFPPSLEDFLEQLRRSLELLEDEETAGHVVFDRCPLDFLGYLLTHDDAESFDVEEWLPRVRAAVQTLDLIVFVPIEGDERIRLPSHEEPAPRAAVDEKLAWVLLDDPFGMGVEVLCVEGPPSARMAQVLEHLGGTRHSP from the coding sequence ATGCGCATCGCGGTGAGCGGGGCACACCGGGTGGGGAAGTCGACCCTCGTCGAGGCCCTCGAGGAGCGGCTCGAGGGATATCGGGTCGTCGAAGAGCCGTACCGACTCCTCGAGGAGGAAGGCCATGAGTTCGGGTTCCCTCCGAGCCTCGAGGACTTCCTCGAACAGCTCCGCCGGTCGTTGGAGCTGCTCGAGGACGAGGAGACGGCGGGCCACGTCGTGTTCGACCGATGCCCGCTCGACTTCCTGGGCTACCTGCTGACCCATGACGACGCGGAGTCGTTCGACGTGGAGGAATGGCTTCCCCGAGTCCGCGCCGCCGTCCAGACGCTGGACCTCATCGTCTTCGTCCCCATCGAAGGGGATGAGCGCATCCGGCTCCCCTCGCACGAGGAGCCCGCGCCGCGGGCGGCGGTGGACGAGAAGCTCGCCTGGGTGCTGCTCGACGACCCCTTCGGCATGGGTGTGGAGGTGCTCTGCGTGGAGGGACCTCCGAGCGCGCGCATGGCCCAGGTCCTCGAGCACCTGGGAGGTACGCGGCACAGCCCCTGA